Proteins found in one Saccharomyces mikatae IFO 1815 strain IFO1815 genome assembly, chromosome: 5 genomic segment:
- the SMKI05G0090 gene encoding sugar porter family MFS transporter (similar to Saccharomyces cerevisiae MAL31 (YBR298C)), whose amino-acid sequence MKGISSLINRKKGRSDLNVDKIEDGINGTDLNSIEMQEVGKKSDFDLSHIEYGQDSRGLKDNHEEVPDLLDEAMQDAKEADESERDMPLLTALKTYPKAAAWSLLVSTTLIQEGYDTAILGSFYALPIFQKKYGSLNSKTGEYEISVSWQIGLCLCYMAGEIVGLQMTGPLVDHMGNRYTLILALFFLAAFIFILYFCKSLGMIATGQALCGIPWGCFQCLTVSYASEICPLALRYYLTTYSNLCWTFGQLFAAGIMKNSQNKYANSELGYKLPFALQWIWPLPLAIGIFLAPESPWWLIKKGRMEQAKRSLERTLSGKGPEKELLVSMELDKIKTTIEKEQKMSNEGTYWDCVKDGINRRRTRIACLCWIGQTSCGASLIGYSTYFYEKAGVSTDTAFTFSIIQYCLGIAATFISWWASKYYGRFDLYTVGLAFQGIMFFIIGGLGCSDTHGAKMGSGALLMVVAFFYNLGIAPVVFCLVSEIPSSRLRTKTIILARNAYNVISIVVTVLIMYQLNSEKWNWGAKSGFFWGSFCLVTLAWAVVDLPETAGRTFMEINELFRLGVPARKFKSTKVDPFAVAKAAAAEAALRDPKEDMETSIVEEGQSMPSVINK is encoded by the coding sequence TATGGCCAAGATTCACGAGGACTAAAAGATAATCATGAGGAAGTGCCAGATCTTCTCGATGAAGCTATGCAGGATGCGAAAGAGGCAGATGAAAGTGAGAGGGATATGCCGCTTTTGACGGCTTTAAAAACATATCCCAAAGCTGCTGCTTGGTCGCTGTTAGTCTCTACAACGCTGATTCAAGAGGGTTATGATACCGCCATTCTTGGATCGTTCTATGCTTTGCCTATTTTCCAGAAGAAATACGGTTCTCTAAATAGTAAGACGGgagaatatgaaatttCAGTTTCTTGGCAGATTGGTTTATGTTTGTGTTACATGGCAGGTGAGATTGTCGGTTTACAAATGACTGGTCCTTTAGTGGATCATATGGGTAATCGATATACTTTGATTTTGGCGTTGTTCTTTTTGGCtgctttcatttttattctgTATTTTTGCAAAAGTTTGGGCATGATTGCCACAGGTCAGGCATTGTGTGGTATACCTTGGGGTTGTTTCCAATGTTTGACTGTCTCATATGCTTCCGAAATCTGTCCTTTGGCACTAAGATACTACCTGACAACTTATTCGAATTTGTGTTGGACTTTTGGCCAACTTTTTGCTGCCGGTATCATGAAGAATTCCCAGAACAAATATGCTAACTCAGAATTGGGATATAAGCTACCATTTGCTTTACAATGGATCTGGCCTCTTCCCCTGGCAATAGGGATTTTCCTCGCACCCGAATCTCCATGGTGGTTGATCAAGAAAGGAAGAATGGAACAGGCGAAGAGATCGCTTGAAAGGACATTGAGTGGTAAGGGTCCCGAGAAAGAATTGCTGGTAAGTATGGAACTAGATAAAATCAAAACGACTATAGAAAAGGAGCAAAAAATGTCAAATGAGGGAACTTACTGGGATTGTGTGAAGGACGGTATCAATCGGAGGAGAACGAGAATTGCATGCTTATGTTGGATTGGTCAAACATCCTGTGGTGCATCACTGATTGGTTACTCAACTTATTTCTACGAAAAAGCTGGTGTTAGTACCGATACAGCTTTCACTTTTAGTATTATTCAGTACTGTCTTGGTATCGCTGCAACGTTCATATCCTGGTGGGCTTCGAAATATTATGGTAGATTTGACCTTTATACGGTTGGATTGGCTTTTCAAGGCATTATGTTCTTCATTATCGGCGGTTTGGGATGCTCGGATACTCACGGTGCCAAAATGGGAAGTGGTGCTCTTTTAATGGTTGTTGCCTTCTTCTACAACTTGGGTATTGCGCCTGTCGTTTTCTGCTTAGTTTCTGAAATACCGTCTTCTAGGCTAAGAACCAAAACAATCATTTTGGCTCGTAATGCTTATAACGTGATAAGTATTGTGGTTACAGTTTTGATCATGTACCAATTAAATTCAGAGAAATGGAACTGGGGTGCGAAGTCAGGGTTTTTCTGGGGAAGCTTCTGTCTCGTTACTTTGGCTTGGGCGGTTGTTGACCTACCCGAAACTGCGGGTAGAACCTTTATGGAAATAAACGAATTATTTAGACTTGGTGTTCCAGCAAGGAAGTTCAAGTCTACTAAAGTGGACCCATTTGCGGTGGCTAAAGCGGCTGCTGCAGAAGCAGCCCTTAGAGATCCCAAGGAGGATATGGAAACTTCCATTGTGGAAGAAGGGCAAAGTATGCCATCCGTTATAAACAAATGA
- the DSF1 gene encoding mannitol dehydrogenase DSF1 translates to MTKSNETTATSLNAKTLKSFQSTLPIPTYPREGVKQGIVHLGVGAFHRSHLAVFMNRLMQDHSLKDWSICGVGLMKADALMRDAMKAQDCLYTVVERGIKETNAYIVGSITAYMYAPDDPRAVIEKMANPDTHIVSLTVTENGYYHSEATNSLMTDAPEIVNDLNHPENPATLYGYLYEALLLRYKKGLTPFTIMSCDNMPQNGITVKAMLVAFAKLKKDEKFAAWIEEKVTSPNCMVDRVTPRCTDKERKYVTDTWGIKDQCPVVAEPFIQWVLEDNFSDGRPPWELVGVQVVKDVDSYELMKLRLLNGGHSAMGYLGYLAGYTYIHEVVNDPTINKYIRVLMREEVIPLLPKVPGVDFEEYTASVLERFSNPAIQDTVARICLMGSGKMPKYVLPSIYEQLRKPNGKYKLLAVCVAGWFRYLTGVDMNGKPFEIEDPMADTLKAAAVKGGKDPHELLNIEVLFSPEIRDSKDFVAQLTHSLEVVYDKGPLAAVNEVLDQV, encoded by the coding sequence atgacaaaGTCCAATGAAACAACAGCTACCAGCTTGAATGCAAAAACTCTCAAGAGTTTTCAATCCACCCTTCCAATACCAACTTACCCCAGAGAAGGCGTTAAACAGGGTATTGTTCATCTGGGTGTTGGTGCATTCCATCGTTCCCACTTGGCCGTTTTCATGAACCGTTTGATGCAGGATCACAGCTTGAAGGACTGGTCAATATGTGGTGTTGGCTTAATGAAGGCAGATGCCCTTATGCGCGATGCTATGAAAGCCCAAGATTGTCTATACACAGTTGTAGAGCGCGGTATCAAGGAAACCAACGCTTACATTGTCGGTTCCATCACCGCATACATGTACGCACCCGATGATCCAAGGGCTGTCATCGAAAAGATGGCCAACCCAGATACACATATTGTTTCTCTAACCGTTACCGAGAACGGTTATTACCATAGTGAAGCAACAAACTCGTTAATGACCGATGCTCCGGAAATTGTCAACGATTTGAATCATCCAGAGAATCCTGCCACTCTCTACGGTTACCTATATGAGGCTCTATTGCTGCGTTACAAGAAAGGCCTCACTCCCTTCACCATTATGTCCTGTGACAACATGCCTCAAAACGGTATCACAGTCAAGGCTATGCTTGTTGCGTTTGCCAAGTTAAAGAAGGATGAGAAGTTCGCTGCCTGGATCGAAGAGAAGGTTACTTCTCCTAACTGTATGGTTGATCGTGTCACACCACGTTGCACTGACAAGGAGCGCAAGTACGTCACTGACACTTGGGGAATTAAGGACCAATGTCCCGTTGTTGCAGAGCCTTTCATCCAATGGGTTCTTGAAGACAACTTTTCTGACGGCCGTCCTCCTTGGGAACTTGTCGGTGTTCAAGTTGTCAAGGATGTCGATTCCTATGAACTGATGAAATTGCGTCTGCTTAACGGTGGGCACTCAGCCATGGGATACCTTGGATACTTGGCCGGTTACACCTATATACACGAGGTCGTCAACGACCCAACCATCAACAAGTACATCCGTGTTTTGATGCGTGAGGAAGTCATCCCATTGTTACCTAAGGTGCCAGGCGTGGATTTCGAAGAATACACTGCGTCTGTGTTGGAGAGATTCTCCAATCCAGCAATTCAGGACACCGTTGCACGTATCTGTTTGATGGGCTCAGGTAAGATGCCCAAGTACGTTTTACCTTCGATCTACGAGCAGTTGCGCAAGCCTAACGGCAAGTATAAGTTGTTGGCAGTGTGTGTGGCTGGATGGTTCCGTTATTTGACCGGTGTCGACATGAACGGCAAACCATTCGAAATTGAGGACCCCATGGCAGATACCTTGAAGGCTGCTGCTGTTAAGGGTGGTAAGGATCCTCACGAGCTACTTAACATCGAGGTCCTTTTCAGCCCTGAAATTCGTGATAGCAAGGACTTTGTTGCGCAATTGACTCACTCGCTAGAAGTTGTTTATGATAAAGGACCACTTGCCGCTGTGAACGAAGTTCTAGACCAGGTGTAA
- the HXT13 gene encoding hexose transporter HXT13 produces MSTVQSSVGSDTDIQNASNADVHIAPRVEKEWSDEFDDNEVLNGDTIEPPKRGLLGYLVIYLLCYPISFGGFLPGWDSGITAGFINMDNFKMNFGSYKHSTGEYYLSNVRMGLLVAMFSVGCAIGGVSFARFADKLGRRLAIVIVVLVYMVGAIIQISSNHKWYQYFVGKIIYGLGAGGCSVLCPMLLSEIAPKDLRGGLISLYQLNMTFGIFLGYCSVYGTRKYDNTAQWRVPLGLCFLWALIIIIGMLLVPESPRYLIECERHEDACISIAKINKVSPEDPWVQRQVEEINVGVLAQKELGEASWKELFSIKTKVLQRLITGILVQTFLQLTGENYFFFYGTTIFKSVGLTDGFETSIVLGTVNFFSTIIAVMVVDKIGRRKCLLFGAAGMMACMVIFASIGVKCLYPHGQDGPSSKGAGNAMIVFTCFYIFCFATTWAPVAYIVVAESFPSKVKSRAMSISTAFNWLWQFLIGFFTPFITGSIHFYYGYVFVGCLVAMFLYIFFFLPETIGLSLEEIQLLYEEGVKPWKSTSWVPPSRRGVHSEETETQEKDWKKFLKFSKASN; encoded by the coding sequence ATGTCTACTGTACAATCTTCTGTCGGAAGTGATACAGATATTCAGAACGCTTCTAATGCCGATGTTCATATCGCACCACGTGTGGAAAAAGAGTGGTCTGATGAGTTTGATGACAACGAAGTTTTAAATGGGGATACAATAGAGCCTCCAAAGAGGGGCCTTCTAGGTTACCTCGTCATCTATTTACTCTGTTATCCTATATCCTTTGGAGGTTTCCTACCTGGTTGGGATAGTGGTATTACAGCAGGTTTCATCAACATGGACAACTTCAAAATGAACTTTGGATCCTACAAGCACAGTACTGGAGAGTACTACTTAAGCAATGTTCGTATGGGTCTTTTGGTCGCCATGTTTAGTGTCGGATGTGCTATAGGGGGTGTCTCTTTCGCCCGTTTTGCCGATAAGTTAGGCAGAAGGCTAGCAATTGTGATTGTGGTATTGGTATATATGGTTGGTGCCATTATTCAGATCAGTTCAAACCATAAATGGTACCAATACTTTGTCGGTAAGATCATTTACGGTCTCGGTGCTGGTGGTTGTTCGGTGTTGTGTCCAATGCTTTTGTCGGAAATAGCACCCAAGGACCTGAGAGGTGGGCTTATTTCATTGTACCAACTGAACATGACCtttggtattttcttaGGTTATTGTAGTGTTTATGGAACAAGGAAATATGACAACACTGCACAATGGAGAGTGCCTCTTGGGCTTTGCTTTTTGTGGGCCCTGattatcatcattggtATGCTATTGGTCCCAGAATCACCCAGGTATTTGATCGAGTGTGAAAGACATGAGGATGCATGTATTTCGATTGCAAAGATTAACAAGGTTTCACCAGAGGATCCATGGGTACAGAGACaggttgaagaaatcaacgTCGGGGTGCTCGCCCAAAAGGAACTAGGAGAAGCATCATGGAAGGAACTTTTCTCAATTAAAACAAAGGTTCTTCAACGTTTGATTACAGGGATCCTAGTGCAAACATTTTTGCAACTTACCGGTGAAAactactttttcttctacgGAACTACCATCTTCAAATCTGTCGGGCTTACTGACGGTTTTGAGACCTCAATCGTTTTGGGTACCGTGAATTTCTTCTCCACTATCATCGCTGTTATGGTCGTCGACAAGATCGGTCGTCGTAAATGTCTATTGTTCGGTGCAGCTGGAATGATGGCTTGTATGGTTATATTTGCTAGTATCGGGGTGAAATGTCTTTACCCCCATGGCCAGGATGGTCCCTCTTCGAAAGGTGCAGGTAATGCTATGATTGTGTTCACCTgcttttatatattctgCTTCGCAACAACATGGGCACCAGTCGCTTATATCGTGGTTGCTGAGTCGTTCCCTTCGAAGGTCAAGTCCAGAGCTATGTCCATTTCAACTGCATTCAACTGGCTATGGCAATTCTTGATCGGTTTCTTCACACCATTCATTACCGGCTCGATCCATTTCTACTATGGTTATGTGTTTGTTGGATGTTTGGTTGCCATGTTTTTGtacatattcttctttttaccaGAAACAATCGGTTtatctttggaagaaatcCAATTACTGTACGAAGAAGGTGTGAAGCCATGGAAATCCACATCTTGGGTTCCACCATCAAGGAGAGGAGTCCATTCAGAAGAGACTGAGACTCAGGAGAAAgattggaagaaatttttgaagttttcaaagGCTTCTAATTGA
- the HPA3 gene encoding D-amino-acid N-acetyltransferase (similar to Saccharomyces cerevisiae HPA3 (YEL066W)) yields MSNKEFEKMTSDRIVVRAIEPKDEDAWHKLWKEYQGFQKTDMPLEVATTNFARFLDPTVKLWGALAFDTETGNAIGFAHYLSHLTSWHVEEVIYMNDLYVTEHARIKGVGRKLIEFVYKRADELGTPAVYWVTDHYNHRAQLLYTKVAYKTDKVLYKRTGY; encoded by the coding sequence ATGTCAAACAAAGAATTTGAGAAAATGACAAGCGATCGAATTGTGGTGAGAGCCATTGAGCCAAAAGACGAGGATGCTTGGCACAAACTGTGGAAGGAGTATCAGGGCTTCCAAAAAACCGACATGCCTCTGGAGGTAGCCACGACTAACTTTGCGAGGTTCTTAGACCCCACAGTCAAGCTGTGGGGGGCACTAGCCTTCGACACCGAGACCGGCAATGCAATTGGGTTTGCACACTACCTGAGCCACTTGACATCGTGGCATGTTGAGGAAGTTATCTACATGAACGATTTATATGTCACAGAACACGCCAGAATCAAAGGCGTAGGTAGAAAACTCATAGAATTTGTATACAAACGTGCGGATGAACTTGGTACGCCTGCTGTGTACTGGGTTACAGATCATTACAATCATCGCGCACAACTACTGTACACCAAAGTGGCTTACAAGACAGATAAAGTTCTTTACAAGAGAACTGGATACTGA
- the SIT1 gene encoding siderophore transporter, whose protein sequence is MDPATANHALPEDFTEDVVPDILEKEVGAIVDVNPTLTTSSPAPSYIELIDPGVYNIEIYAEMYSRPLYRVALFFSLFLIAYAYGLDGNIRYTFQAYATSSYSQHSLLSTVNCIKTVIAAVGQIFFARLSDIFGRFSIMIVSVIFYSVGTIIESQAVNITRFAVGGCFYQLGLTGIILILEVIASDFSNLNWRLLALFIPALPFIINTWISGDVTSAIGTNWKWGIGMWAFILPLACIPLGICMLHMRYLARKHAKDRLKPEFEALNKLKWKSFCIDIAFWKLDIIGMLLITVFFGCVLVPFTLAGGLKEEWKSAHIIVPEVIGWVVVLPLYMLWEMKYSRHPLTPWDLIKDRGIFFALLIAFFINFNWYMQGDYMYTVLVVAVHESIKSATRITSLYSFVSVIVGTILGFILIKVRRTKPFIIFGISCWIVSFGLLVHYRGDSGAHSGIIGSLCLLGFGAGSFTYVTQASIQASAKTHARMAVVTSLYLATYNIGSAFGSSVSGAVWTNILPKEISKRISDPTLAAQAYSAPFTFITTYTWGTPERIALVMSYRYVQKILCIIGLVFCFPLLGCAFMLRNHELTDSIALEGNDHLKSKDSFETEEKQESFLKSMIFTRFTRSEDKRN, encoded by the coding sequence ATGGACCCTGCTACTGCTAACCATGCCCTCCCCGAAGACTTTACAGAAGATGTCGTTCCTGATATACTAGAAAAGGAAGTCGGAGCTATTGTCGATGTCAACCCAACGTTAACGACATCCTCGCCAGCACCGTCTTATATTGAACTGATAGATCCGGGTGTATACAACATTGAGATTTACGCAGAAATGTACAGTCGTCCGCTATATCGTGTTGCTCTGTTCTTCTCGCTTTTTCTTATCGCTTACGCTTATGGGTTAGATGGTAATATCCGTTACACTTTCCAGGCATATGCCACTTCATCGTACTCCCAACACTCTCTGCTGTCGACTGTCAACTGTATTAAGACGGTCATTGCTGCTGTAGGCCAGATCTTTTTTGCGAGATTGTCTGATATTTTCGGCAGATTCTCCATCATGATCGTCAGTGTCATTTTTTACAGTGTGGGTACCATCATCGAATCGCAAGCAGTAAACATCACCAGATTTGCCGTTGGTGGTTGCTTTTATCAATTGGGTCTTACCGGTATCATTCTAATTCTGGAAGTTATTGCCTCGGATTTTTCCAATCTGAACTGGAGATTATTAGCTTTATTCATTCCAGCTTTACCTTTTATAATTAACACTTGGATAAGTGGTGATGTGACAAGCGCCATAGGTACCAACTGGAAATGGGGTATTGGCATGTGGGCTTTCATATTGCCCCTTGCTTGTATTCCGCTTGGAATTTGTATGTTGCACATGAGATATTTGGCAAGGAAGCACGCAAAGGATAGATTGAAGCCTGAATTTGAAGCCCtgaataaattgaagtGGAAATCATTCTGCATAGATATCGctttttggaaattggACATTATTGGAATGCTATTAAttactgttttttttggatGCGTACTGGTTCCATTCACACTAGCCGGCGGCTTAAAGGAAGAATGGAAATCTGCACATATTATTGTCCCTGAAGTTATCGGTTGGGTTGTTGTGTTACCATTATACATGCTATGGGAAATGAAGTATTCGAGACACCCACTAACACCGTGGGATTTGATTAAAGACAGAGGTATATTTTTCGCTTTGCTCATTGCATTCTTTATTAATTTCAACTGGTATATGCAAGGTGATTATATGTATACTGTGCTGGTCGTCGCTGTCCATGAGTCAATTAAGTCCGCCACGAGAATCACCtctttgtattcatttGTTTCGGTCATCGTCGGTACAATTCTTGGGTTCATACTGATTAAAGTGAGAAGGACTAAAccatttattatttttggtaTTTCTTGCTGGATTGTCTCCTTTGGCCTTTTGGTCCATTACCGTGGTGACTCTGGTGCACATTCCGGTATCATTGGTTCTTTGTGCCTGTTAGGTTTTGGTGCAGGTTCGTTTACTTATGTGACACAGGCTTCCATTCAAGCTTCTGCTAAAACACATGCCAGAATGGCGGTAGTAACTTCATTATACCTAGCCACTTATAATATCGGTTCTGCGTTTGGTAGTTCTGTTAGCGGGGCCGTCTGGACTAACATTCTACCAAAGGAAATTTCGAAAAGAATTTCTGATCCCACACTAGCTGCACAAGCATATAGTGCTCCCTTTACATTTATCACCACTTATACCTGGGGTACACCTGAGAGAATTGCCCTAGTCATGTCTTACCGCTATGTTCAGAAGATTCTATGTATCATAGGTTTGGTGTTTTGCTTTCCTCTGTTAGGATGTGCCTTTATGTTGAGAAATCACGAACTTACAGATTCTATTGCCCTTGAAGGCAATGaccatttgaaaagtaaggactcttttgaaactgaGGAGAAGCAAGAaagtttcttgaaaagtATGATTTTTACTCGGTTCACACGTAGtgaagataaaagaaattga
- the AVT2 gene encoding Avt2p (similar to Saccharomyces cerevisiae AVT2 (YEL064C); ancestral locus Anc_1.80), with the protein MAELGAYTKLENKELRTEFELTDFPLPGITDNNSDDRSQGKDSLKAIYPIASDTDDTLVNKVLLENDKKSSMRMAFMNLANSILGAGIITQPFAIKNAGILGGLISYIALGFIVDWTLRLIVINLTLAGKRTYQGTVEHVMGKKGKLLILFTNGLFAFGGCIGYCIIIGDTIPHVLRAIFSQKDGDIHFWLRRNVIIIIVTIFISFPLSLKRNIEALSKASFLAVISMIIIVVTVVIRGPMLPYDWKGHSLQLRDFFVKTTIFRSLSVISFALVCHHNTSFIFFSMRNRSVAKFTRLTHISIIISVICCGLMGYSGFAAFKEKTKGNILNSFPGTDTAINIARLCFGFNMLTTFPMEIFVLRDVVGNLLHECKIIKNYDEHTQLSGKQHIVITSLLVFITMGISLTTCNLGALFELIGATTASTMAYILPPYTNLLLTSKKKSWSAKLPFYLCICFGFMIMIISSTQTILDAVNGSDGQHCQI; encoded by the coding sequence ATGGCTGAACTTGGTGCGTACACTAAGCTGGAAAACAAAGAGCTCAGAACGGAGTTTGAATTGACAGACTTCCCTTTGCCCGGCATAACTGATAACAACTCAGATGACAGAAGCCAAGGGAAAGACTCCTTGAAGGCCATCTACCCCATTGCTTCTGATACGGATGATACTCTGGTTAATAAAGTGCTTctggaaaatgataaaaaatctAGTATGAGAATGGCTTTTATGAATTTAGCGAACTCTATTCTTGGTGCCGGAATAATTACACAGCCGTTTGCAATTAAAAATGCTGGTATACTAGGTGGGTTGATATCATACATAGCGCTCGGATTTATAGTCGATTGGACATTGAGACTTATTGTCATTAATTTAACTCTTGCTGGCAAGAGAACATATCAAGGCACGGTCGAACATGTTATGGGCAAGAAAGGGAAACTACTGATTCTTTTCACAAACGGGTTATTTGCATTCGGCGGGTGTATTGGTTATTGCATCATTATCGGGGACACCATTCCTCATGTTCTCAGGGCTATTTTCAGTCAGAAGGATGGTGATATACACTTTTGGCTTAGAAGAAACGTCATCATAATAATAGTTactattttcatttcatttccgttatctttgaaaaggaatataGAGGCGTTATCAAAGGCATCTTTTCTAGCCGTCATTAGCATGATCATAATTGTTGTTACAGTGGTTATTAGGGGACCTATGCTGCCATACGACTGGAAAGGTCATTCTCTCCAGTTGCGAGATTTTTTCGTAAAAACCACTATATTCAGGAGTCTCTCAGTCATTTCCTTCGCGTTAGTTTGCCACCATAATAccagttttattttcttttccatgaGGAATAGAAGTGTGGCCAAGTTCACTAGATTAACACATATAAGTATTATTATCTCGGTAATATGCTGTGGACTAATGGGATATTCAGGGTTTGCGGCCTTCAAGGAAAAAACGAAAGGAAATATTTTAAACAGTTTCCCAGGAACAGATACGGCAATCAATATAGCCAGGCTCTGCTTCGGATTCAATATGCTAACTACGTTTCCTatggaaatttttgttttaagAGATGTTGTGGGTAATTTATTGCATGAATgcaaaattatcaaaaattaTGATGAGCACACTCAATTATCAGGTAAGCAGCATATAGTTATAACTTCGTTGCTTGTGTTTATCACCATGGGTATATCATTAACTACCTGTAACTTAGGCGCATTATTTGAACTGATAGGAGCCACCACTGCATCCACTATGGCTTACATTTTACCACCATACACCAATCTACTATTAACtagcaaaaagaagagttgGAGCGCAAAACTTCCTTTCTATctctgtatatgctttgGCTTTATGATTATGATTATCAGTAGCACTCAAACTATTTTAGATGCAGTTAATGGTTCTGATGGGCAACACTGCCAAATATAG
- the CAN1 gene encoding arginine permease CAN1 (similar to Saccharomyces cerevisiae ALP1 (YNL270C) and CAN1 (YEL063C); ancestral locus Anc_1.83) produces the protein MTDPKQNTEIEEKHMYNEPVTTLFHDVEASQTHRRRGSLPLKDEKNKELYPLHSFSTRVDGEDTFSMGDVIRDEDQGEVRNAEVKRELKQRHIGMIALGGTIGTGLFIGLSKPLANAGPVGALISYLFMGSLAYSVTQSLGEMATFIPVTSSFTVFSQRFLSPAFGAANGYMYWFSWAITFALELSVVGQVIEFWTNKVPLAAWISIFWVIITIMNLFPVKYYGEFEFWVASIKVLAIIGFLIYCFCMVCGAGVTGPVGFRYWRNPGAWGPGIISKDKNEGRFLGWVSSLINAAFTFQGTELVGITAGEAANPRKTVPRAIKKVVFRILTFYIGSLLFIGLLVPYNDPKLTTATSYVSVSPFIIAIENSGTKVLPHIFNAVILTTIISAANSNIYVGSRILFGLSKNKLAPKFLSRTTKGGVPYIAVFITAVFGALAYMETSTGGDKVFEWLLNITGVAGFFAWLLISISHIRFMQALKYRGISRDELPFKAKLMPGLAYFAATFMIIIILIQGFTAFAPKFDGIDFLAAYISIFLFLAIWILFEIIFRCRFIWKIEDVDIDSDRRDIEAIVWEDHEPKTFWDKFWNVVA, from the coding sequence atgACAGATCCTAAACAAAATACGGAAATAGAGGAGAAACACATGTACAATGAGCCGGTCACAACTCTCTTTCATGATGTTGAAGCTTCGCAAACACACCGCAGACGTGGGTCGCTACCActaaaagatgaaaaaaataaagaactGTACCCATTACACTCTTTCTCGACGAGAGTTGATGGCGAGGACACGTTCTCTATGGGGGATGTCATACGGGATGAAGATCAAGGTGAAGTACGGAACGCTGAAGTCAAAAGAGAGCTTAAACAGAGGCATATCGGTATGATTGCTCTTGGTGGTACCATTGGTACGGGTCTTTTCATCGGGTTATCTAAACCTTTGGCCAACGCCGGCCCTGTGGGCGCCCTTATATCATATTTATTTATGGGTTCTTTGGCATACTCTGTCACTCAATCCTTGGGTGAAATGGCTACATTCATTCCTGTTACATCCTCTTTCACAGTCTTTTCACAGAGATTTCTTTCGCCTGCCTTTGGTGCGGCCAATGGCTATATGTATTGGTTTTCTTGGGCAATTACTTTCGCCCTGGAACTTAGTGTGGTTGGCCAAGTCATTGAATTTTGGACGAACAAAGTTCCGTTAGCGGCATGGATTAGTATTTTTTGGGTAATCATCACAATTATGAACCTGTTCCCTGTCAAGTATTATGGTGAGTTTGAGTTTTGGGTTGCTTCCATAAAAGTTCTGGCCATTATTGGCTTTTtaatttattgtttttgcATGGTTTGTGGTGCCGGTGTGACCGGCCCAGTCGGATTCCGTTACTGGAGAAACCCAGGTGCCTGGGGTCCTGGTATAATATCCAAGGATAAAAATGAGGGAAGGTTCTTAGGTTgggtttcttctttaattaaCGCTGCTTTCACCTTCCAGGGTACCGAACTAGTTGGTATAACTGCTGGTGAAGCCGCTAACCCAAGAAAAACCGTCCCCAGAGCTATCAAAAAAGTTGTTTTCCGTATCCTAACATTTTATATTGGTTCCTTATTATTCATCGGTCTTTTGGTCCCGTACAATGATCCTAAATTAACAACAGCTACCTCTTATGTCTCTGTATCTCCCTTCATTATTGCCATCGAGAACTCTGGTACAAAAGTTTTGCCCCATATCTTTAATGCTGTGATCTTAACAACTATCATTTCAGCAGCAAATTCTAACATTTACGTTGGTTCCCGTATTTTATTTGGTCTATCAAAAAACAAGTTGGCCCCAAAGTTTCTTTCCAGGACCACTAAAGGCGGTGTCCCATATATTGCCGTTTTTATTACCGCTGTATTTGGAGCATTAGCTTACATGGAAACGTCTACTGGGGGTGACAAAGTATTCGAATGGTTACTAAACATCACAGGTGTCGCAGGCTTCTTTGCTTGGTTGCTTATCTCAATATCACATATCAGATTCATGCAAGCTTTGAAATACCGTGGCATCTCTCGTGATGAATTGCCATTCAAAGCTAAATTGATGCCTGGTTTGGCTTATTTTGCCGCAACATTTATGATAATAATTATCCTCATTCAAGGGTTTACCGCTTTTGCACCTAAGTTCGACGGTATTGACTTCCTTGCCGCCTATATCtccattttccttttcttggcTATTTGGATCTTATTTGAAATCATATTTAGGTGCAGATTTATTTGGAAGATTGAAGATGTAGATATCGATTCCGATAGAAGAGATATCGAAGCCATTGTATGGGAAGATCATGAACCAAAGACGTTTTGGGACAAATTTTGGAATGTCGTAGCATAA